A window of Apodemus sylvaticus chromosome 9, mApoSyl1.1, whole genome shotgun sequence contains these coding sequences:
- the Tbcc gene encoding tubulin-specific chaperone C, translating to MEGVDCSMALAEAAAGSPRDLSMVPERLQRREQERQMEVERRKQKRQDQEVEEEKSGFFAAAFARERAAAEELLRGEASAERLEEAANRLQALRKLLNDSVLYLAPYDLRQGQAALAQLQATLTERRQELQPKKRFAFKARKKDAAGASQVDAAPVASTAPSPPLTKEEGAPGASWACGFSNLDSQDLEKRAEELHQRDVLLSDLTNCTVRLRGNPNTLRLAKARGCKVLCGPVTTSVFLEDCRDCILAVACQQLRVHTTKDTRIFLQVTSRAIVEDCSGIQFAPYTWSYPGIDKDFQDSGLNRSKNNWDQVDDFNWLARNVASPNWSILPEEERDIQWD from the coding sequence ATGGAGGGTGTGGACTGCTCCATGGCTTTGGCCGAAGCTGCTGCCGGGTCCCCGCGGGATCTGAGCATGGTGCCCGAGCGACTTCAGAGGCGCGAGCAGGAGCGACAGATGGAGGTGGAGAGGCGCAAGCAGAAGCGGCAGGaccaggaggtggaggaggagaagagcgGCTTCTTCGCCGCCGCCTTCGCCCGGGAGCGCGCGGCGGCCGAGGAGCTGCTGCGGGGCGAGGCGTCGGCCGAGCGGCTGGAAGAGGCGGCCAACCGGCTCCAGGCGCTGCGGAAACTCCTCAACGACTCGGTTCTGTACCTAGCCCCCTACGACCTGCGGCAGGGCCAGGCGGCGCTGGCGCAGCTGCAGGCGACCCTAACGGAACGGCGGCAGGAGCTGCAGCCCAAGAAGCGCTTCGCCTTCAAGGCGCGGAAGAAGGATGCTGCTGGGGCCTCCCAGGTAGACGCCGCACCCGTCGCCTCGACGGCCCCTTCTCCACCCTTGACCAAGGAAGAGGGAGCTCCCGGGGCCAGCTGGGCCTGTGGCTTCTCCAACCTTGACTCCCAAGATTTGGAGAAGAGAGCCGAAGAGCTGCACCAGCGCGACGTCCTTTTGAGCGACCTGACCAACTGCACTGTCAGACTGCGTGGCAATCCCAACACCTTGCGGCTTGCAAAAGCCCGCGGCTGCAAGGTGCTCTGCGGCCCAGTGACCACATCTGTGTTCTTGGAGGACTGTCGAGATTGCATCCTGGCTGTGGCTTGCCAGCAGCTCCGCGTACACACTACCAAAGACACGCGCATCTTCTTGCAAGTGACCAGCAGGGCTATCGTGGAGGACTGCAGCGGCATCCAGTTTGCGCCTTACACCTGGAGCTACCCGGGGATCGATAAGGATTTCCAGGACTCTGGTTTAAATAGGAGCAAAAATAACTGGGACCAGGTTGACGATTTCAACTGGCTGGCTCGAAATGTGGCCTCCCCGAACTGGAGTATTCTTCCTGAAGAGGAACGAGACATCCAGTGGGACTGA